From the genome of Symphalangus syndactylus isolate Jambi chromosome 5, NHGRI_mSymSyn1-v2.1_pri, whole genome shotgun sequence, one region includes:
- the AP3B2 gene encoding AP-3 complex subunit beta-2 isoform X4, giving the protein MGINFCDSTQAANFQLCTQTRQFYVSIQPPVGELMAPVFMSENEFKKEQGKLMGMNEITEKLMLPDTCQSDHIVVQKVTATANLGRVPCGTSDEYRFAGRTLTGGSLVLLTLDARPAGAAQLTVNSEKMVIGTMLVKDVIQALTQ; this is encoded by the exons ATGGGCATTAATTTCTGTGACTCAACCCAGGCAGCCAACTTCCAGCTGTG cACCCAGACCCGACAGTTCTACGTCTCCATTCAGCCACCTGTTGGGGAGCTGATGGCCCCTGTGTTCATGAGTGAAAATGAGTTTAAGAAGGAACAGG GAAAGCTGATGGGCATGAATGAGATCACAGAGAAGCTCATGCTGCCAGACACCTGTCAGAGTGACCACATTGTGGTGCAGAAAGTGACTGCCACTGCCAACCTGGGTCGTGTTCCTTGTGGGACATCTGATGAGTACAG GTTTGCAGGGAGGACACTGACTGGTGGAAGCCTCGTTCTGCTGACCCTGGATGCCCGGCCAGCTGGAGCTGCCCAGCTGACCGTCAACAGCGAGAAAATGGTGATTGGCACCATGCTGGTAAAGGATGTGATACAGGCTCTGACCCAGTGA